A stretch of Paenibacillus peoriae DNA encodes these proteins:
- a CDS encoding winged helix-turn-helix transcriptional regulator, producing the protein MSMAEFKGKVKNIQDTPFGYTVSLIGGKWKMVIIYLLAENRTVRFNDLKRQIGAITYKTLSSQLKELEADGLVNRKEYPQIPPKVEYSLTDKAETLLPVLEGLCEWGTKNQNS; encoded by the coding sequence ATGAGTATGGCTGAATTTAAAGGTAAAGTTAAAAATATTCAAGATACACCTTTTGGTTATACAGTTTCATTGATTGGTGGTAAATGGAAAATGGTTATTATTTATCTCCTAGCCGAAAACCGGACCGTTCGCTTTAATGATCTGAAAAGACAGATAGGGGCTATTACTTATAAAACATTGAGTTCACAACTAAAAGAATTGGAAGCGGATGGTCTGGTAAATCGAAAAGAATATCCGCAAATTCCTCCTAAAGTCGAGTACAGTCTCACAGATAAAGCAGAAACGCTATTACCTGTTTTGGAAGGGTTATGTGAGTGGGGAACAAAAAATCAAAATAGTTAA
- a CDS encoding arginase family protein — MTKKTIRLLMPQWQGGNNPNYSFGAELLAWLAPDNDQPLIHVPVQAYDGTPLENENGMNGRTQLLEQLEAAQHIIDAHKPDRIVMFGGDCLVEQAPFAYLNERYGGELGLIWIDAHSDLVRYVGYDNGHTLPLGNLLGEGDEEFAKHVKIPLKPENVFIAGLATPTEQEIEVISEAFQRLGIAPTEPDTEVIQRLGIRTAEAQELTNSTESIKEWIKESGIKHLAIHLDLDVLDPKTFRSLIFANPEAPYNYSPAGTMQMPQLLNLIRELSEETDVVGLGITEHMPWDSINLKNLLGEIPILNN, encoded by the coding sequence ATGACTAAAAAAACAATACGCCTGTTAATGCCACAATGGCAAGGGGGAAACAATCCTAATTACTCTTTTGGAGCCGAACTGCTTGCTTGGCTAGCTCCGGATAATGATCAACCCCTTATTCATGTTCCAGTTCAAGCTTATGATGGAACTCCACTTGAAAACGAAAACGGTATGAATGGGAGAACACAGCTACTTGAACAATTAGAGGCTGCTCAGCATATCATTGATGCTCATAAGCCAGATCGCATTGTAATGTTTGGTGGTGACTGCTTAGTGGAACAAGCTCCATTTGCCTATTTAAACGAACGATATGGTGGGGAATTAGGTTTAATTTGGATCGATGCTCACAGTGATTTAGTTAGATATGTAGGCTATGATAACGGACATACATTACCGCTCGGAAATCTGTTGGGAGAAGGAGATGAGGAATTCGCAAAGCATGTGAAAATCCCTCTAAAACCAGAAAATGTTTTTATCGCAGGATTAGCAACTCCTACAGAGCAAGAAATAGAAGTGATTTCAGAAGCGTTTCAAAGACTAGGTATAGCACCAACAGAACCAGATACAGAAGTGATTCAAAGACTAGGGATTAGAACTGCAGAAGCCCAAGAGTTAACAAACAGTACTGAATCTATAAAAGAGTGGATTAAAGAAAGTGGCATTAAGCATCTGGCTATTCACCTTGATTTAGATGTGCTTGACCCAAAAACATTTCGTTCTTTAATATTCGCCAACCCTGAAGCACCTTATAATTATTCTCCTGCGGGAACAATGCAAATGCCCCAACTACTTAATCTGATTAGAGAACTATCTGAAGAAACAGATGTAGTTGGCTTAGGTATAACGGAGCATATGCCGTGGGATTCTATTAATTTAAAAAATCTGCTTGGAGAGATACCTATATTAAATAACTAA
- a CDS encoding cellulase family glycosylhydrolase, whose product MKKTITCLILFGLLISLLPIKNVSASESLVLTKSATASSVEDSSKAADFAIDGNSLTRWSSQYSDPQWISVDLGNTTEINGVTLNWEAAYAKSFQVQTSTDNDHWATVYSTTTGEGGIEKISFEATNARYVRMNGIERATGYGYSLWEFEVHSADEPGDNTPPTAPSGLTSSSISDTTVSLEWTESTDNVGVAEYDIYNGSNLIGSSASTSFIVTGLTANMAYSFYVKARDAAGNASAASNVIDVNTSASDTSIVSGEIYKLTAQHSGKNLEVAGNSTADGAKVQQWTDSGRPQQKWKVIDVGDGYYKLIVQSSGKALTVAGGSLEDGANVQQWTDNDLSNQKWKIISVGGGYYKLLVKSSGKALDVIGGYTNDGANVQQWVDNGNDQQKWKFTLVESTADTTAPTAPANLKSFSKTNTSVSLVWDASTDDVGVTSYDVYNGTILVDSTDTTSYTVTGLTADTTYSFTVKARDATGNVSTASNIINVTTNATSENTGFYINGTTLYDANGNPFVMRGINHAYTWYKGQESAAIPAIARTGANTIRIVLSDGQQWTKDNLSELQNLITLSEQNKLVVVLEVHDGTGSDSATVLNNIANYWIEMKGALIGKESTVILNIANEWYGTWDGGGWAQGYKSVIPKLRNAGIKNTIMVDGAGWGQYPQSIFDYGTEVFNADPLKNTMFSIHMYEYAGGNAATVKSNMENVLNKNLAFVIGEFGIKHTSGDVDEATIMSYAEQKGVGYLAWSWKGNSAGLDYLDMATDWEGTSFTEQGRIIIEGPNGIRATSKLSTVYSGSADK is encoded by the coding sequence ATGAAAAAAACCATAACATGTTTGATTTTGTTTGGTCTGCTTATTAGTCTGTTGCCGATCAAAAATGTGAGCGCTTCCGAAAGCCTTGTTCTCACCAAATCGGCAACTGCAAGCTCCGTCGAAGATTCGAGTAAGGCGGCTGATTTTGCGATTGACGGGAATTCGCTAACTAGATGGTCTTCACAATATTCAGATCCACAGTGGATAAGTGTAGATCTCGGCAATACTACCGAAATCAATGGGGTTACGCTTAACTGGGAAGCGGCTTATGCGAAGTCCTTCCAAGTTCAAACATCAACGGATAATGATCATTGGGCTACCGTCTATTCCACTACGACTGGAGAGGGAGGAATTGAGAAGATATCTTTCGAAGCAACAAACGCAAGGTATGTAAGAATGAACGGCATCGAAAGGGCTACTGGCTACGGATATTCCCTCTGGGAATTCGAAGTGCATTCAGCCGACGAACCGGGGGATAACACACCTCCAACAGCGCCCTCCGGCCTGACTAGTTCCTCTATATCTGATACGACGGTAAGCTTAGAGTGGACGGAATCTACAGACAATGTAGGGGTTGCCGAATACGACATCTACAACGGATCAAACCTCATAGGCTCCAGTGCGTCTACGTCCTTTATCGTTACCGGCTTAACAGCTAACATGGCGTACAGCTTTTATGTGAAAGCCAGAGATGCTGCTGGGAACGCGTCGGCTGCAAGCAATGTGATTGATGTGAACACTAGCGCATCCGACACAAGTATTGTTTCAGGTGAAATTTATAAACTAACAGCACAACATAGCGGAAAAAACCTAGAGGTAGCAGGAAACTCCACTGCCGATGGAGCCAAGGTGCAGCAGTGGACGGACAGCGGCAGACCCCAGCAGAAATGGAAAGTGATCGACGTTGGCGATGGATACTATAAACTGATTGTGCAATCCAGCGGTAAAGCATTAACAGTAGCTGGAGGTTCTCTCGAAGATGGTGCTAATGTGCAGCAATGGACAGACAACGACTTATCTAATCAAAAGTGGAAGATTATTAGCGTCGGCGGCGGATATTATAAGTTGCTCGTTAAATCTAGCGGTAAAGCGCTGGATGTAATCGGGGGTTATACTAATGATGGGGCAAATGTACAGCAATGGGTGGATAACGGAAATGATCAGCAGAAATGGAAGTTTACGCTTGTCGAATCAACCGCTGATACTACAGCACCAACGGCACCAGCGAACCTGAAAAGCTTTTCCAAAACAAACACTTCGGTAAGTCTTGTATGGGATGCTTCAACAGACGATGTAGGTGTTACCAGCTACGATGTGTATAATGGAACAATCTTGGTCGATTCAACCGACACGACAAGTTATACGGTGACAGGACTTACCGCCGATACAACGTATAGCTTCACCGTAAAAGCCAGGGATGCAACAGGGAATGTTTCAACAGCAAGCAATATCATAAATGTGACGACAAATGCTACCTCTGAGAATACAGGCTTTTATATTAACGGAACAACGCTGTACGATGCCAACGGAAATCCGTTCGTAATGAGAGGAATCAATCACGCTTATACATGGTATAAGGGTCAAGAGTCAGCAGCGATCCCTGCCATTGCGAGAACGGGAGCGAACACCATCAGAATCGTACTGTCGGATGGTCAGCAATGGACAAAAGACAATCTGTCTGAGCTACAGAATTTAATCACTTTATCAGAGCAAAACAAATTGGTTGTTGTCCTTGAAGTACATGATGGTACAGGGTCTGATAGCGCTACTGTATTGAATAATATTGCGAATTACTGGATTGAAATGAAAGGTGCACTCATTGGAAAAGAAAGCACCGTTATCCTCAATATTGCGAACGAATGGTATGGAACATGGGATGGCGGAGGCTGGGCGCAAGGCTATAAGTCTGTTATACCCAAGCTTAGAAATGCCGGCATCAAAAACACAATCATGGTTGACGGAGCAGGATGGGGACAGTATCCGCAATCTATTTTTGACTACGGAACAGAAGTCTTTAATGCAGATCCGCTAAAAAATACGATGTTCTCTATTCATATGTATGAATATGCCGGTGGAAATGCTGCTACAGTAAAAAGCAACATGGAGAATGTACTGAATAAAAACCTGGCTTTTGTGATTGGCGAATTCGGCATCAAGCATACGAGTGGTGATGTTGATGAGGCTACCATTATGAGTTACGCTGAGCAAAAGGGGGTAGGTTATCTAGCATGGTCTTGGAAAGGAAACAGCGCGGGTCTCGATTATTTGGATATGGCTACTGACTGGGAAGGAACAAGTTTTACGGAACAAGGTCGTATTATTATTGAAGGTCCCAATGGTATTAGGGCGACATCGAAATTAAGCACAGTTTATAGTGGTTCAGCCGACAAATAG
- a CDS encoding DUF6254 family protein, which produces MAHQKKRKEAAWKSRKQEQHPHGKVKSLKELSSE; this is translated from the coding sequence ATGGCTCACCAGAAGAAAAGGAAAGAAGCAGCCTGGAAGTCACGAAAGCAAGAACAGCATCCCCATGGTAAAGTCAAATCGCTCAAGGAGTTGTCCAGCGAATAG
- the dapA gene encoding 4-hydroxy-tetrahydrodipicolinate synthase: protein MMNEQHIHGIFIPLITPFTRDYKLDINSYRKYVTYLAGHDIQGLVVNGTTGESPTVSWDEVKQMVQVTQDVLKSMNKTIPIVIGTGTNDTYSTVHRTEMAVELGADAAMVVTPYYNRPTQEGILEHFRVVSRVGLPVLVYEIPVRTGSRMTIDTIRKVLDLDGVIGLKDSTGGLDLLLKLTQYETKPVLCGEDAYFHAMLCQGATGGMLASAHLNIQKYVDTYQRFVAGDMNGSRDSFKLLEPLIQHVFAEPAPAAIKWWLTQQEIIAAEQLRLPLMPLSDQVKQGLLNSIVS from the coding sequence ATGATGAACGAACAACATATTCATGGGATTTTCATACCGCTGATTACACCTTTTACGCGTGACTATAAGTTGGACATCAATTCGTACCGGAAGTATGTTACCTATCTTGCAGGTCATGACATTCAGGGACTGGTTGTTAACGGTACGACAGGAGAGTCGCCAACCGTATCCTGGGATGAAGTGAAGCAAATGGTACAGGTGACGCAGGATGTTCTGAAGAGCATGAACAAAACCATTCCGATCGTCATTGGCACGGGAACGAACGATACCTATTCAACGGTGCATCGGACGGAAATGGCGGTTGAATTAGGAGCGGATGCAGCCATGGTGGTCACTCCGTATTACAACCGACCGACGCAGGAAGGAATCTTGGAGCATTTCCGTGTCGTATCTCGTGTAGGCCTGCCTGTGCTTGTATATGAGATTCCGGTTCGCACGGGCAGTCGCATGACAATAGATACCATACGCAAGGTGCTGGACCTAGATGGCGTAATTGGGCTCAAGGACAGCACGGGCGGTCTTGATCTGCTCTTAAAATTGACCCAGTATGAGACCAAGCCTGTCCTCTGCGGAGAGGATGCCTATTTCCATGCCATGCTATGCCAAGGCGCTACCGGCGGTATGCTTGCATCCGCCCATCTCAATATCCAGAAGTATGTGGATACGTACCAACGTTTTGTAGCTGGCGACATGAACGGATCGCGAGACAGTTTTAAGCTACTGGAACCGCTGATCCAGCATGTATTTGCAGAGCCAGCCCCGGCCGCGATCAAGTGGTGGCTTACCCAGCAAGAGATTATTGCTGCCGAGCAATTGCGCCTGCCACTTATGCCACTGTCGGATCAGGTGAAGCAAGGTCTCCTGAATTCAATCGTATCCTGA
- a CDS encoding LysR family transcriptional regulator, whose amino-acid sequence MDFIYLQTFREVAIRESFTRAAEVLGYAQSSVTTQIQKLEKTYQVKLFERYSNNKIRLTSAGEELFKLAGQMLELFEQSKEKLAKQGGGSMTIGTMDSIASYFLPPFMQATRKEYPDLNIRLHTDREEMILHQVREGEADVGLILADDSSNPALQWITIREEPLVLIVHPNHPLIAKERIGLDDLVDAEWIMPEHTCNYRQLLERVLRANGITYRVSLELGNPEAIKRSIKTGEGISILPLMAALEEIEREELKVLPFEHAEFKLEIQLVLHPKKWVSNALSFFMESMRM is encoded by the coding sequence ATGGATTTCATTTATCTTCAGACATTTCGGGAAGTGGCTATTCGTGAAAGCTTTACGAGAGCAGCAGAAGTGCTCGGTTACGCACAATCCAGCGTCACGACCCAGATTCAGAAGCTGGAGAAAACGTATCAAGTCAAATTGTTCGAACGCTACAGCAACAACAAGATTCGTCTTACCTCTGCCGGGGAAGAACTGTTCAAGCTTGCTGGACAAATGCTGGAGCTTTTCGAGCAATCGAAAGAAAAATTGGCCAAGCAGGGCGGGGGCTCTATGACGATCGGTACTATGGATTCCATCGCTTCGTATTTTCTGCCGCCGTTTATGCAGGCGACTCGCAAAGAATACCCTGATCTGAACATACGATTGCATACGGATCGCGAAGAGATGATTTTGCACCAGGTCAGGGAAGGGGAGGCCGATGTTGGACTGATCCTCGCGGACGATTCAAGCAATCCGGCCTTGCAGTGGATTACGATTCGAGAAGAACCGCTTGTGCTGATTGTCCATCCGAACCATCCGCTTATCGCTAAAGAGCGAATCGGCCTGGATGATCTGGTGGATGCGGAGTGGATTATGCCCGAGCATACGTGCAACTACAGACAACTGCTGGAGAGAGTGCTTCGAGCAAATGGAATCACCTATCGCGTAAGCCTAGAGCTGGGTAATCCGGAAGCGATCAAACGGAGCATCAAGACTGGAGAGGGTATATCCATTCTACCTCTAATGGCTGCGCTGGAGGAGATTGAACGGGAAGAGCTGAAGGTGTTACCCTTTGAGCATGCCGAGTTCAAGCTGGAAATTCAGCTTGTTCTTCATCCCAAGAAGTGGGTGTCCAACGCATTGAGCTTTTTTATGGAGAGCATGAGAATGTAG
- a CDS encoding NADH:flavin oxidoreductase/NADH oxidase, translated as MKDLFSPYTIKGLELKNRVVMPPMCQYSVDQKDGVATDWHYMHYVSRAVGGAGFIIIEMTDVEPDGRISDFDLGLWSDEQIPALKRIVDACHSYGAKVGIQIAHAGRKAEDAEVPVAPSAIAFDENSKQPRALTTEEVKGLVEKFRAAVARAVKAGFDSIEIHGAHGYLIHQFHSPLTNKREDEYGKELTLFGREIIQAAKGEMPEDMPLLMRISAKEYVEGGYGIKETIAFAKEYQKAGVDMFDISSGGEGPIAAWGRPGTHAAYQVPLAKEIKEALDIPVMAVGRLEDPILANAVIGNEEADLVAVGRGMLRNPYWSLEAASKLKKETAIPTQYTTGF; from the coding sequence ATGAAAGATTTATTTAGTCCCTATACAATTAAAGGTTTGGAATTGAAAAATCGCGTAGTTATGCCTCCAATGTGCCAATACTCGGTTGACCAAAAGGACGGGGTTGCCACAGATTGGCATTATATGCACTACGTTAGCCGTGCAGTAGGCGGAGCTGGTTTTATCATAATTGAAATGACAGATGTAGAGCCGGATGGTCGTATCTCCGATTTTGATCTTGGTTTATGGTCAGATGAGCAGATTCCTGCTCTCAAACGGATTGTAGATGCTTGTCATAGCTACGGTGCCAAAGTGGGAATCCAGATCGCGCATGCCGGACGCAAGGCGGAAGATGCTGAAGTTCCTGTAGCACCATCTGCTATTGCATTTGATGAAAATTCAAAACAACCTCGCGCGCTTACAACAGAAGAGGTTAAAGGCCTGGTTGAGAAATTTCGTGCTGCTGTAGCTCGCGCTGTCAAGGCTGGATTCGACAGCATTGAAATTCATGGTGCACATGGCTATTTGATTCATCAATTTCATTCGCCGCTTACGAACAAACGGGAAGATGAATATGGTAAAGAACTTACCCTTTTTGGTCGGGAAATCATCCAGGCAGCGAAGGGTGAAATGCCAGAAGATATGCCGCTCTTGATGCGTATTTCTGCCAAAGAATACGTAGAAGGTGGATATGGTATTAAGGAAACCATTGCTTTTGCCAAGGAATATCAAAAGGCAGGAGTAGATATGTTTGATATTTCATCTGGTGGTGAGGGACCTATAGCTGCATGGGGCAGACCAGGAACTCACGCAGCGTATCAAGTCCCCTTAGCAAAAGAGATCAAAGAAGCTTTGGATATTCCGGTGATGGCCGTTGGAAGACTAGAAGATCCAATATTGGCGAATGCAGTTATCGGAAATGAAGAGGCCGATCTAGTTGCTGTGGGTAGAGGGATGTTGAGAAATCCTTATTGGTCACTGGAAGCCGCATCAAAATTGAAAAAAGAAACTGCAATCCCTACACAGTATACTACAGGGTTCTAA
- a CDS encoding MarR family winged helix-turn-helix transcriptional regulator, translating to MDYKALATELFEYIVKSQKPALEERGHFSRGEMGILICLNFNKDGVTSGHLSEYLSVSTGRVATALKSLEKKGLVVRRTDVNDKRKVIVFITDSGKQFMIDRHKEGITWTENVLRKLDEQDAKELIRLIKLIVSRS from the coding sequence TTGGATTATAAAGCATTAGCGACAGAACTATTCGAGTATATCGTCAAATCGCAGAAACCAGCATTAGAGGAACGAGGGCACTTCTCACGTGGCGAAATGGGGATTCTCATTTGTCTGAATTTTAATAAGGACGGGGTTACCTCTGGCCACTTGAGCGAATACTTGTCCGTCAGTACGGGACGAGTAGCAACGGCACTGAAGAGCCTTGAGAAGAAAGGACTAGTTGTACGGCGTACTGATGTCAATGACAAACGTAAGGTGATTGTATTCATTACGGATTCAGGTAAGCAATTTATGATTGATAGGCATAAGGAAGGAATCACATGGACCGAGAATGTTCTTCGAAAGTTAGACGAACAGGATGCCAAAGAACTGATCCGGCTCATTAAGCTTATTGTCTCTAGAAGCTGA
- a CDS encoding ABC transporter ATP-binding protein has translation MLKIFKYLKKNEWMLVLCSLAFIVVQVWLDLKLPDYMAEITTKLQTEGTPMSELLIPGSYMLFCAVGSMIASIIVGYFAAKVAAGLAMRLRAMVFDKALSFSMEEMNNFSTASLITRSTNDVTQIQTVVALGLQVIIKAPILAVWAIAKIADKNWQWTASTGVAVAVLILMLSVIVIFALPSFQKIQRLTDNLNRVTREHLTGLRVVRAYNADQYQEEKFGQANAELTNTNLFANRLMAMVGPGMTFIMSGLSVSIYWVGTYLINGAAVPDRITLFSNMVVFSSYAVQVVMAFMMVSMIFFLMPRASISAKRIMEVLNTESSIVNGHETTGEESVMGQVEFRNVSFKYPDAEEAVLRNISFTAKRGETVAFIGATGSGKTSVINLIPRFYDVTEGEVLVDGVNVRNYNQQALHNKIGYVPQRAVLFNGTVVSNVSYGVNGRAGASEKLVKEAVGIAQGTEFVEKMDGQYQGRISQGGANVSGGQKQRLSIARAIYRQPEIYIFDDSFSALDYRTDRILRSALKKETGHATTLIVGQRIGTIKDADRIIVLDQGEIVGSGTHEELMTNCSTYQEIAYSQLSKEELIHG, from the coding sequence ATGCTAAAGATATTCAAATATCTCAAAAAAAATGAATGGATGCTCGTGCTTTGCAGCCTGGCTTTCATCGTTGTGCAGGTATGGCTTGATCTGAAGCTACCTGATTATATGGCGGAAATTACGACCAAGCTGCAAACAGAAGGAACACCTATGTCCGAACTGCTGATTCCCGGCAGTTACATGTTGTTTTGTGCCGTCGGCAGTATGATTGCATCTATTATTGTCGGCTATTTTGCGGCAAAGGTCGCGGCAGGGCTGGCCATGCGTCTGCGTGCGATGGTCTTTGACAAGGCCTTATCTTTTTCCATGGAAGAGATGAACAACTTTTCAACAGCCAGCCTTATCACCCGCTCCACGAACGATGTTACCCAAATTCAAACGGTGGTTGCGCTGGGGCTGCAGGTGATCATCAAGGCGCCGATTCTGGCCGTGTGGGCCATTGCAAAAATTGCGGATAAAAACTGGCAGTGGACCGCCTCTACAGGAGTGGCTGTGGCTGTCCTGATCCTGATGCTGAGTGTCATTGTTATTTTCGCTCTTCCGAGTTTCCAAAAAATCCAACGTCTCACCGATAATCTGAACAGAGTAACACGTGAGCATCTGACCGGGCTTCGGGTGGTGCGCGCTTATAATGCAGATCAGTATCAGGAGGAGAAGTTCGGGCAGGCTAATGCCGAATTGACGAATACAAACCTGTTTGCGAACCGGTTAATGGCAATGGTTGGCCCGGGTATGACCTTTATTATGTCGGGTCTGAGTGTCTCGATCTATTGGGTTGGCACTTACCTGATTAACGGAGCGGCCGTGCCGGACCGCATTACGCTATTCTCTAATATGGTCGTATTCTCCTCTTATGCGGTGCAGGTGGTCATGGCCTTTATGATGGTAAGTATGATTTTCTTCCTGATGCCTCGAGCTTCGATTTCTGCCAAACGGATCATGGAGGTTTTGAATACCGAATCCAGTATCGTTAACGGGCATGAGACGACTGGAGAAGAAAGCGTTATGGGGCAAGTGGAATTCCGTAATGTCAGCTTCAAATATCCGGACGCGGAGGAGGCCGTGCTTCGCAATATTAGCTTTACGGCGAAACGAGGCGAGACGGTTGCCTTTATTGGCGCTACAGGCAGCGGCAAAACCAGCGTGATCAATCTAATTCCCCGCTTCTATGATGTGACCGAGGGAGAGGTACTCGTGGACGGTGTGAATGTCAGGAACTATAATCAGCAGGCACTCCATAACAAAATCGGATATGTTCCCCAGAGAGCTGTACTGTTCAACGGTACGGTGGTATCCAACGTTTCGTATGGTGTTAACGGAAGAGCAGGAGCTTCAGAGAAACTCGTCAAAGAAGCCGTTGGTATTGCTCAAGGAACGGAGTTTGTTGAAAAAATGGATGGTCAGTATCAGGGTAGAATTTCGCAAGGTGGAGCGAACGTGTCCGGTGGTCAAAAGCAACGGCTGTCGATTGCGCGTGCCATCTACCGACAGCCGGAAATTTATATTTTCGATGATTCCTTCTCGGCACTAGATTACAGAACAGATCGGATTCTGCGCTCCGCTCTCAAAAAAGAAACCGGCCACGCTACGACACTTATTGTTGGTCAGCGCATAGGCACTATCAAAGACGCTGACCGAATTATCGTGCTGGACCAGGGGGAGATTGTAGGGAGTGGCACGCATGAAGAGCTGATGACGAACTGCAGCACCTATCAGGAGATCGCATATTCGCAGCTTTCGAAGGAGGAACTCATACATGGATAA
- a CDS encoding ABC transporter ATP-binding protein, translating into MDKNEHTVDSQQMKMNQPGPMGKGPAGGRGGGEKANNFKKTISQLASYSKAYVPMIILAMVLALVGSTLNVIGPDKLSDIANLIQEGIVTGIDVSAVQKIVFVLALLYGFGLIFNYFQGFITATVSQRLTKKMRTELSRKIDHMPLKYFDSTSYGNVLSRVTNDVDTIGQTLNNSLGTLVSALATFVGALIMMLYTNWIMTVTGIVATLIGFSLMSVIMKHSQKYFVAQQAELGQINGHIEETYAGHNVVKVYNGEQAAKEVFHGINTRLYTNAWKSQFMSGLMMPVMMFIGNFGYVAVCVVGALLVNQQTITIGTIVAFMVYIRLFTQPLSQLAQAATNLQSAAAASERVFEFLGEEELADESDKTMKLDNAKGDVEFKHVRFGYNEDHMIIKDFSMKAKAGQKVAIVGPTGAGKTTLVNLLMRFYELNDGEIYIDGTPISQLTRENIHELFCMVLQDTWLFEGTIRDNIVFSKDHVTDEQVEAACRAVGLHSFIKTLPQGYDTVLDDKANLSAGQKQLITIARAMIEDSPMLILDEATSSVDTRTELLIQQAMDQLTVGKTSFVIAHRLSTIKNADLILVMKDGDIIEMGNHEELLAKGGFYADLYNSQFEHAS; encoded by the coding sequence ATGGATAAGAATGAACACACCGTCGACAGCCAGCAAATGAAAATGAATCAGCCAGGTCCCATGGGCAAAGGTCCCGCGGGGGGCAGGGGTGGTGGTGAAAAAGCAAATAATTTTAAAAAGACCATCAGCCAGCTTGCATCCTACAGCAAGGCCTATGTGCCTATGATTATACTCGCTATGGTACTGGCCCTGGTCGGCTCTACCCTCAACGTGATTGGCCCAGATAAGCTCAGTGATATTGCCAACCTGATTCAGGAAGGAATCGTAACCGGGATTGATGTAAGTGCTGTTCAGAAGATTGTTTTTGTATTAGCGCTTTTATATGGATTTGGTCTTATTTTTAACTATTTTCAGGGCTTCATTACAGCAACCGTCTCACAGCGTCTTACAAAGAAGATGCGAACAGAGCTGTCTCGAAAAATCGATCATATGCCTTTGAAGTATTTTGACTCTACGAGTTATGGTAATGTGCTTAGCCGCGTAACCAACGATGTCGATACCATCGGACAAACGCTAAACAACAGTCTCGGCACGCTTGTTAGTGCGCTGGCCACTTTCGTGGGAGCCTTGATTATGATGCTTTATACGAACTGGATCATGACCGTTACCGGAATTGTAGCTACGCTGATCGGCTTTAGCCTGATGAGCGTGATTATGAAGCATTCACAGAAATATTTTGTAGCACAGCAAGCGGAGCTTGGCCAGATCAACGGTCATATCGAAGAAACCTATGCTGGTCATAACGTAGTCAAGGTCTATAACGGGGAACAAGCAGCCAAGGAAGTGTTTCATGGCATTAACACCCGCTTATATACAAATGCATGGAAGTCCCAGTTCATGTCTGGTCTGATGATGCCAGTCATGATGTTCATTGGAAATTTTGGTTATGTCGCGGTCTGTGTTGTGGGAGCTTTGCTGGTCAACCAACAGACTATAACCATCGGAACTATTGTCGCCTTCATGGTGTATATTCGTCTGTTTACACAGCCCTTGTCACAGCTGGCACAGGCTGCAACCAATCTGCAATCGGCGGCCGCTGCCAGTGAACGTGTATTCGAATTTTTGGGTGAAGAAGAATTGGCGGATGAAAGTGACAAGACTATGAAGCTGGATAACGCCAAAGGGGATGTTGAATTCAAACATGTTCGTTTCGGTTATAACGAAGACCATATGATTATCAAAGACTTCTCTATGAAAGCTAAAGCTGGTCAGAAAGTCGCCATTGTCGGTCCGACAGGCGCTGGTAAGACCACGCTCGTGAATTTACTCATGCGGTTTTATGAGCTGAACGATGGAGAAATCTACATTGACGGAACTCCGATCAGCCAATTAACGCGTGAGAATATTCATGAATTATTCTGTATGGTGCTTCAGGATACCTGGCTGTTCGAAGGAACGATTCGTGACAATATCGTCTTTTCCAAAGATCATGTTACTGATGAGCAGGTAGAAGCTGCATGTAGAGCGGTGGGACTGCACAGTTTCATTAAAACACTGCCGCAGGGATATGATACAGTTCTGGATGACAAAGCCAATCTCTCTGCGGGTCAAAAGCAATTGATTACCATTGCAAGGGCGATGATTGAAGATTCACCTATGCTCATTCTGGATGAGGCCACAAGCTCGGTCGATACGCGTACGGAATTGCTGATTCAACAAGCGATGGACCAGCTGACTGTGGGGAAAACCTCCTTTGTGATTGCTCACCGACTTTCGACGATCAAGAATGCGGATCTGATTCTGGTCATGAAGGACGGTGACATTATCGAAATGGGTAACCATGAGGAATTGCTAGCAAAAGGCGGCTTCTATGCCGATCTATACAACAGTCAGTTTGAACATGCGTCCTAA